In Bacillus marinisedimentorum, the genomic window AATTTAATTGATGGACTAGATGGATTGGCTGGCGGAGTAGCTGCTATAGCTACGGGAAGTATACTCGTAATGGCACTTATCGACAATCAGTTTGCGGTAGTAGCCTTGTCTGTCATACTTCTCGGGAGTACACTTGGCTTCCTGTATTTCAATTTCCACCCAGCAAAAATATTCATGGGTGATACGGGAGCATTATTCCTGGGTTATACAATATCTATAATATCTATGCTTGGCCTATTCAAAAGTGTTACTGCGTTCAGCTTGATAGTTCCGATTATTGTGTTAGGTGTGCCCATTGTAGATACATTCTTCGCGATTATTCGTCGTTTCCTAAATAGGCAAAAAATATCGGCACCAGATAAATCACACTTGCATCACTGTCTTTTAGGACTCGGATTTAGTCACAGGAATACAGTTTTGCTAATCTATTCACTAAGTTTATTTTTCGGGCTGTCAGCTATATTATTTTCAGCCGCAACCATGTGGGGATCATTTCTTATTGTGTTTCTGCTCTTAATTGTTATACAAGTTACAGCAGAAATAGTGGGATTAATAGGAAACAGAAGAAAACCATTAATAAATACAATGAAGAGAATATATTACGCAAATTCTCCACGTTCAAAAAGCAAATAACCTTTAAAGTTTGCACTTTTTAGTGCAAACTTTTTTGTTTTTTATATAGTAAATACCCTAACTCCTTAACCTTAGTTTCCTATTTTCTGTAATTTAGTAAAATAATGTTTTAAAAATCACCTCTAAAGTAGTATAATTGCTTTCGTGATAGCTTATTACACATCAAGAGACTTAGTTACGGAAAGGGAAAGTGTTATGAAATTAATTATTTCACTAGTGAGCAGCATT contains:
- a CDS encoding glycosyltransferase family 4 protein → MTMHYTIAFIVSMLVAFFSTPMIKWIAIKIGATDTPNGRKVHTKIMPRLGGLSIVLGVLVGYLYLRPVLPYFTPIAIGATIIIIIGILDDKYTLPASIKFLAQLAAAIIVVASGLKVDFVTLPFNGKIELGVFGYIVAVLWIVGITNSINLIDGLDGLAGGVAAIATGSILVMALIDNQFAVVALSVILLGSTLGFLYFNFHPAKIFMGDTGALFLGYTISIISMLGLFKSVTAFSLIVPIIVLGVPIVDTFFAIIRRFLNRQKISAPDKSHLHHCLLGLGFSHRNTVLLIYSLSLFFGLSAILFSAATMWGSFLIVFLLLIVIQVTAEIVGLIGNRRKPLINTMKRIYYANSPRSKSK